The Bacteroidota bacterium genome includes the window TGTTTTTCATTTTCAAGTAATGCCTCATTCAAATTTTTTCCGCTTGATACTAGGTACACCGACTTATGCGAAACGGTACTTATTTGATTTAAATTATTTTCAGAGGTTTTAAGTTTTTCAGTGATATAATTCATTTTCATTACATCGCTTTCAAATTCTACCTTTTGAGCAAAATAAAAACAAACAATGCTAGCAACCACCAATCCTGCTATTAGGTAGTTGTTTTTATTAAATTGATAAAAAGAAAGCTTATCAATAAAATTTGTAGAAGCATGTTGTGGCGTTGTGGTTTCTTTAAAAAAATGCGGCAAAATAAGCAAGGTAAAAAGCGATGCACCTATCAAACTAAAAGCAGCAAACATCCCAAAATCTTGTAATGCTTCTGACTTAATAGTTAGCAAACATAAAAATGCTCCTATAGTGGTAAATCCTCCAATGGTCATTGGATTGGCAAGGTCTTTTAAATTTTGAAGTATGGATCCTGTATGCCGGTAATGTGTGTAAAAATGCAATGAATAATTAATGGTAATTCCCAACACAATTGACCCGGCTCCAATTGCTATTGCACTCACACTACCCTTAATTAAGAAGAGCATAGCAAGTGAAAATGCTGCTCCAAAAACTACCGGAATAAAGAGTAAAAAGAAAATAAAGAAGCGTCGGAAAAACAATGAAATGAAAAGAAATAAGAAGAGAATGGTGATACTCACCGTCATTGTAACATCCTTTTTTATTCGTTCGGCGTTTGCAACAGCCACTGCAACACTTCCAAAATATTCTGCCTGAACTTGCGGAAACTCTTGGTGAAGAGTATCTAGCAGTTGTTCGGTTTCGTTTATCCATGCTGCATTTAGAGCAGTGTTTTTTGAATCTCGAGGTGTTACAAAAAACAATAAATGCTTTTTATCTTTTGTAAAAATATAACCATCCACCATTTCAAAATTATCGTCCAATTGCAAGGCACGTAGTTTTTTTAAAGCAATGGGAGTTATATTAAGTGGATCACGACTAATGGTTTGTTTTAACATTGAACTGGCCGGTGAAAGCAAAACCTTGTAATCTGCTTCAATTGCAGTGAAAATTGCAGTATCGCTGGTTATTCGGTCTAATTCGCGGTAATCGTTTTCATCTAAAAAAATGGGTAAATTCTCGTAAAAAGTATGGTACACTTGCATGAGTACATCATCCGAAACTTTCGCAGTTACCTCCTTTACTTTGGATGGCATAAAGCGATGCTCTATTCGTTGTACCAAACTATCAGCACAACTAATTAGTATTTCGGTATTGGTACTAGTGCTATCCTTTAAACTTAAGGTAAATGTGAGCTTGTCTAAAAATTTAGAATTTTGAAAAACAAAATTGAGTTGTGCAACTTTTTTGTCGCCGGGCATCATTTTACTGATGTCTTCTTCCAGTTTTATTTGAGAAGCAAAATACGCTACAGTACCAATAATTAGTGCTGTAAACAGAAAAAATAGCAGGCGAAATTTTTTGAAGAAGCGATATATAAAGATGAAAATACCCGAAATGTCCATGCTTAGCCCTTTTTTATTTTTTTGTAAAGAAGCATGCAAAAGTAACTGAATAAACCGAAAAATAGTCCCGAAAATACTGCCAATACCATACTGCCAACAAGGTATTGTACAAAGTTTTGTTGTATTTCTTCCAACGATATCAATGTAGTAAATTCACGGAGTGTACTTGGTTCATTCAATACCCAACCTCCGGTTAAAAAGCTTAAATAAACGACAAAGGGAATCAACGGAGCAACACTAATATGTGCAGCAGTAATAAAAATGGCCTTGTTAATTTTAAGCCAATGGCAAATGGCTATCCCAACCAATAATTGAAAGCCCCAAATTGGAACAATTCCCATAAATACTCCAAAGCCAATAGCTACCGCCTTTTGCCCGGAGCTTTCGCTAGGATTTAAAAAATAACGGATAATAAAAGCGCGGATTTTGCTTGGGGTAAGATGCGTTAAAAAGCGAATTGGTATGTACCACAAAATGGCTAAAATTACCAGGTAAGTATTGAGTATACTTACTCGCGTAAAGTCCGGTACCGGTCTGAAATGAGAAATGCGTGTTTCTATTGGAGCATAATAAACACTCACCGGTATAGAAACTATAGGAACGCCTTTCCAAGCAGCTTTTACAATAACTTCAATTTCAAGCTCAAATTTGGTAGTAAACAAGCGCAATGCACATACACTTCTTAAAGGGTATAAGCGATAACCGGTTTGCGTATCAGGTAAATTAATTCCAGTTTCGAAGCGAAACCAAAAGTTAGAAAATTTATTTCCAAAACTGCTTTTACCGGGCACACTGCTTTGGTTCATGTTACGCGCTCCCATGATAATTGCTCCCGGATTATTTTCGATGGCAGCTATAAATTTAGGAAGGTCATCCGCGTTGTGTTGTCCATCTGAGTCAATCGTAATGCAATATTCATATCCAAGTTGTAAGGCAAAGTTAAATCCATTGCGAAGGGCAACTCCTTTGCCTTTATTATGCTCATGTGTGAGTACCTGCAAAAAACTGAATTTTTCAAGAATTTGCGCAGTTGCATCCGTTGCCCCATCGTTAACAACTACAATCTGTGTAGTGTAGGATGCAACTGAACGTATTACATTTTCAAGCGTTGTAGCATTGTTGTAGGTTGGAATCATCACACAACAACCCAGTGCTTTACTACGTTCGGTAAACGAAAAATTATCCGGCATAAAATACTTTATCAACCTTCAAAAGTAAAACAAAATACAAAATTGATTCAGCTGAATAACATTTATATTTGCCACATGTTTAAAGCTAGCGATAAAAAAGTCAGATTGGGCATTCTCGGTGGAGGTCAGTTAGGCCGTATGCTTATTCAGGAAGCCATGAATCACACACTTTCCATATTCGTTATGGATCCCGATGAACAAGCTCCTTGTGCCGATTTTGCTACCGAATTTGTGCAGGGTAGTTTAACGGATTTTTATTCAGTGTATCAATTTGGTAAGAAAGTTGACTTGTTGACCATTGAGATAGAAAATGTTTCAGTAGAAGCGCTTGAGCAGCTTGAAGCCGAAGGACTCCAGGTGTTTCCACAACCATCAGTGTTGAGGATGATAAAGGACAAGGGGCGTCAGAAATTATTTTACAAAGAGCACCATATTCCCACAGCTGAGTTTTTTCTGGTTGAAAATAAAGCGGCATTGAACAATTATGCGGCTCATTTCCCATGCATGCAAAAATTGCGAACAGGAGGATATGATGGTCGAGGGGTTACCAAAATTGCGGCATTAAAGGACGTAGAAACAGCTTTTGACGCACCTTCAATTCTGGAAAAATTAATTGATTTTGAAACCGAAATAGCGGTTATTGCTGCTCGCAATGCAAGTGGTGAAATAGCAATTTACCCTGCTGTTGAAATGAAGTTTAATCCGAATGAAAACCTTGTTGAGTTTTTGTTTTCACCGGCTGCAATTGCACCTCAAGTTGAAAAAAGAGCGCAAGAAATTGCAAAGCTTCTGGTCGAGAAAACAGGCATAGTTGGCTTATTGGCTGTTGAGTTTTTTGTTACAAAGGAAGGTGATGTTTTGGTAAATGAAATGGCTCCCCGCCCTCACAACAGCGGCCACCAAACCATTGAAGGAAATTATACTTCACAATATGCACAACATTTACGTGCAATATTAAATTTACCCTTAGGTGCATGTACATTGATACAACCTTCGGTGATGATAAATTTATTGGGTGAACCTGGATATGAAGGTCATGCCGTATATGAAGGGCGCGAAGAAATTATGAAAATTGCAGGTGTGTATCTTCACCTTTATGGAAAGAAAAACACCAAGCCTTTTCGCAAAATGGGACATGTTACGGTGCTTCATCCTTCTATGGAAAAAGCAAAGGAGACCGCTATTTTTGTGAAAAATAATTTGAAAGTAATTGCAGTTTAAATTAAATAAGCTATTTTCAACCTATGTTACAACCGCTAGTAGGAATAATAATGGGAAGCAGTTCTGATTTCGCAATCATGAATGAGGCTGCACAAATTCTTGAAAAACTTGAAATTCCCTTCGAAATAAATATCGTGTCGGCACATCGAACTCCTCAGAAAATGATGGAATACGCAGCTAATGCACATCTTAGAGGGTTAAAAGTTATAATAGCCGGAGCCGGAGGAGCTGCACATTTACCCGGTATGGTAGCAGCTGTTAGTCCGCTCCCTGTTGTGGGAGTTCCTGTAAAATCAAGCAATAGCATTGATGGCTGGGACAGTATACTTTCAATTTTGCAAATGCCCAATGGAGTGCCGGTAGCAACAGTTGCCTTAAATGCTGCACAAAATGCAGGAATTATTGCAGCTCAAATTATTGGAACTTCTGATAAATCGGTACTTCAAAAAGTGCTCGATTTTAAAGACGAATTAAAAACTAAAGTTATGCGTTCGGAAGTTGAATTAACTGAGAAGGAATTTAAATTTCGTATACGCTCTTAATTTTCATATCCATGAAACCTGTAAAATGTATTTTTATACTGATTGTTT containing:
- the purE gene encoding 5-(carboxyamino)imidazole ribonucleotide mutase encodes the protein MLQPLVGIIMGSSSDFAIMNEAAQILEKLEIPFEINIVSAHRTPQKMMEYAANAHLRGLKVIIAGAGGAAHLPGMVAAVSPLPVVGVPVKSSNSIDGWDSILSILQMPNGVPVATVALNAAQNAGIIAAQIIGTSDKSVLQKVLDFKDELKTKVMRSEVELTEKEFKFRIRS
- a CDS encoding DUF2062 domain-containing protein — translated: MIPTYNNATTLENVIRSVASYTTQIVVVNDGATDATAQILEKFSFLQVLTHEHNKGKGVALRNGFNFALQLGYEYCITIDSDGQHNADDLPKFIAAIENNPGAIIMGARNMNQSSVPGKSSFGNKFSNFWFRFETGINLPDTQTGYRLYPLRSVCALRLFTTKFELEIEVIVKAAWKGVPIVSIPVSVYYAPIETRISHFRPVPDFTRVSILNTYLVILAILWYIPIRFLTHLTPSKIRAFIIRYFLNPSESSGQKAVAIGFGVFMGIVPIWGFQLLVGIAICHWLKINKAIFITAAHISVAPLIPFVVYLSFLTGGWVLNEPSTLREFTTLISLEEIQQNFVQYLVGSMVLAVFSGLFFGLFSYFCMLLYKKIKKG
- a CDS encoding 5-(carboxyamino)imidazole ribonucleotide synthase, whose amino-acid sequence is MFKASDKKVRLGILGGGQLGRMLIQEAMNHTLSIFVMDPDEQAPCADFATEFVQGSLTDFYSVYQFGKKVDLLTIEIENVSVEALEQLEAEGLQVFPQPSVLRMIKDKGRQKLFYKEHHIPTAEFFLVENKAALNNYAAHFPCMQKLRTGGYDGRGVTKIAALKDVETAFDAPSILEKLIDFETEIAVIAARNASGEIAIYPAVEMKFNPNENLVEFLFSPAAIAPQVEKRAQEIAKLLVEKTGIVGLLAVEFFVTKEGDVLVNEMAPRPHNSGHQTIEGNYTSQYAQHLRAILNLPLGACTLIQPSVMINLLGEPGYEGHAVYEGREEIMKIAGVYLHLYGKKNTKPFRKMGHVTVLHPSMEKAKETAIFVKNNLKVIAV